The proteins below are encoded in one region of Roseomonas marmotae:
- a CDS encoding methanol/ethanol family PQQ-dependent dehydrogenase: MFRIIAVSTALLGLCIGGASANEELLRLQRDPNQWVMPTGNYANHRYSELNQINRDNVGKLQATWSFSTGVLRGHEGGPLVLGDVMYINTPFPNRVIALDLKEPGRVIWRYEPTQDPSVIAVMCCDTVNRGVAYGDGKILLAQADAKLVALDAKTGNVVWSVVNGDPGKGESMTAAPMVFGDKVLVGISGGEFGVRGHITAYNLKDGSMAWRGYSVGPDNELLVDPQKTTHLGKPIGANSSLQSWEGDQWKIGGGTTWGWYSYDPELNLVYYGTGNPGTWNPVQRPGDNRWSMTIFARDADTGMARWVYQMTPHDEWDYDGVNEMILADIPVRGQPVKALVHFDRNGFAYTLNRETGELLVAEKFDPAVNWATKVDMATGRPQVVREYSTRQGGEDENTQNICPAALGTKDQQPAAFSPRTNIFYVPTNHVCMDYEPFRVSYTAGQPYVGATVSMFPPKGADHMGNFIAWDAGTGKIVWSKPERFSVWSGALATAGDIVFYGTLEGHLKAVDSRDGKELFSYRTPSGIIGNVNTYTHNGKQYIGVLSGVGGWAGIGMAAGLQGDQEGLGAVGAYRSLSNYTQLGGVLTVFALPD; the protein is encoded by the coding sequence ATGTTCAGGATAATCGCTGTCTCAACAGCGTTGCTTGGGCTTTGCATCGGCGGTGCCAGCGCCAATGAGGAGCTGCTCAGGCTACAGCGTGATCCCAACCAGTGGGTCATGCCAACCGGCAATTACGCCAACCACCGCTATAGCGAACTCAACCAGATCAACCGCGACAACGTGGGAAAGCTGCAGGCCACCTGGAGCTTCTCCACCGGTGTCCTGCGCGGGCATGAGGGCGGGCCCCTGGTGCTGGGCGACGTGATGTATATCAACACGCCCTTCCCCAACCGCGTCATCGCCCTCGACCTGAAGGAGCCGGGCCGCGTCATCTGGCGCTACGAGCCCACGCAGGACCCCAGCGTCATCGCTGTCATGTGCTGCGACACCGTCAACCGCGGCGTCGCCTATGGTGACGGCAAGATCCTGCTGGCGCAGGCCGATGCGAAGCTGGTGGCGCTGGACGCCAAGACCGGCAACGTGGTCTGGAGCGTCGTCAACGGCGATCCCGGCAAGGGCGAGAGCATGACCGCCGCGCCGATGGTCTTCGGCGACAAGGTGCTCGTCGGCATCAGCGGCGGCGAGTTCGGCGTGCGCGGCCATATCACGGCCTATAACCTCAAAGACGGCTCGATGGCCTGGCGCGGCTACTCGGTGGGCCCTGATAACGAGCTGCTGGTCGACCCTCAGAAAACCACGCATCTGGGAAAGCCGATCGGCGCGAACAGCTCGCTCCAAAGCTGGGAAGGCGACCAGTGGAAGATCGGCGGCGGCACGACCTGGGGCTGGTATTCCTATGACCCCGAGCTGAACCTCGTCTATTACGGCACCGGCAATCCCGGCACCTGGAACCCGGTGCAGCGCCCCGGCGACAACCGGTGGTCGATGACCATCTTCGCCCGCGATGCCGATACCGGCATGGCGCGCTGGGTCTATCAGATGACGCCGCATGACGAATGGGACTATGACGGCGTCAACGAGATGATCCTCGCCGACATCCCGGTGCGCGGCCAGCCCGTGAAGGCGCTGGTGCATTTCGACCGCAACGGCTTCGCCTATACCCTGAACCGGGAAACCGGTGAGCTGCTGGTGGCCGAGAAGTTCGACCCGGCGGTGAACTGGGCCACCAAGGTCGATATGGCGACCGGCCGTCCGCAGGTCGTGCGTGAATACTCCACCCGCCAGGGCGGCGAGGACGAGAACACGCAGAACATCTGCCCGGCAGCATTGGGCACGAAGGACCAGCAGCCGGCCGCCTTCTCGCCACGCACGAACATCTTCTACGTGCCGACCAACCATGTCTGCATGGATTACGAGCCGTTCCGCGTGTCCTACACCGCCGGCCAGCCCTATGTCGGCGCCACCGTGTCCATGTTCCCGCCGAAGGGCGCGGACCACATGGGCAACTTCATCGCCTGGGACGCCGGCACCGGAAAGATCGTCTGGTCCAAGCCGGAACGCTTCTCCGTCTGGTCGGGCGCATTGGCTACCGCGGGGGACATTGTCTTCTACGGCACGCTGGAAGGCCACCTGAAGGCTGTCGACAGCCGCGACGGGAAGGAGCTGTTCAGCTACCGCACCCCCTCCGGCATCATCGGCAACGTCAATACCTATACCCATAACGGCAAGCAGTACATCGGCGTGCTCTCCGGCGTCGGTGGCTGGGCTGGCATCGGTATGGCTGCCGGCCTGCAGGGCGACCAGGAAGGCCTGGGTGCCGTCGGCGCCTACAGGTCGCTGTCCAACTACACCCAGCTCGGCGGCGTGCTGACCGTCTTCGCGCTGCCAGACTGA